A single Cryptococcus deuterogattii R265 chromosome 2, complete sequence DNA region contains:
- a CDS encoding mitochondrial protein produces MPPAPTVQQIQSLYSATVTASQRFASYNFHKYFLRRTDEVFKPVLASLAPPAGSAPSNPIDPSTLARFYEHQKTQLEILERASKVNRMYEGPKLVVEHARPITSGGGAGMEASAGGGGQP; encoded by the coding sequence ATGCCTCCAGCCCCTACAGTTCAACAAATTCAGAGTCTCTATTCAGCCACCGTCACTGCGTCCCAGCGCTTCGCTTCTTACAACTTCCATAAATACTTCCTTCGAAGAACTGACGAAGTATTCAAACCCGTCCTTGCCTCATTGGCACCACCTGCTGGTTCGGCCCCCTCAAATCCTATAGACCCCTCCACACTTGCTCGGTTCTACGAACATCAAAAGACTCAACTTGAGATACTAGAGAGAGCTTCGAAAGTTAATAGGATGTATGAAGGACCAAAGTTGGTAGTGGAACATGCTCGACCTATAACGAGTGGCGGAGGGGCTGGTATGGAAGCTAgtgctggtggtggtggtcaaCCTTAA
- a CDS encoding ATP-dependent RNA helicase DHX8/PRP22, producing MSTDKELYKLELLSLVSKVSQELFNHTKLQDKKLAEFVIALHEQSKTTEAFQKKLNEIGADFPEWFIKNLDRLIVTMHPKYKRKAAKMKASGQSRKSGDGQSIMDEQKQLQARKFPGLSMPDQEWGPAEKYVDERAAKEPHETLSEPFSTSDTMAQLESIASRRNRPAAEDYLDGEPAAKKMRNTSSSGHDGSSGRRGGYEAGGFRDSSRHGRPTLDERPVLYKIYNGTIANITDFGAFVTLDGVERRVNGNQRSNEGLVHVSNITNGRVTSPRDFLKRGQQVKVKVMTVSPKIGLSMKDVDQNTGYDLSPHLTVQTAEEAAVQQQRMSSYAASGSNSTPLLAVDERQRSSAKRLSSPERFEIKQLIASGAVSAADYPDLDEDFSTNVANHEIEEDIDVEVNEVEPAFLSGQTKVTLELSPVKIIKAPDGSLNRAALAGASLANERRDLKRLEANEQADAETREINQPWLDPMANQNERQFASDIKGNLLGQKAAQMPAWKAANKVVSYGKITSMSIQEQRRSLPIYKLRDQLVAAVRDNQILVVVGDTGSGKTTQMAQYLAEEGFLEKGRLGCTQPRKVAAVSVAKRVAEEVGCRLGAEVGYTIRFEDMTSPETKIKYMTDGMLLRELLVDPDCSKYSVIMLDEAHERTIATDVLFGLLKKACKRRPDLKLICTSATLDAAKFATYFWGCPIFTIPGRTYPVETLYTKEPEPDYLEASLITILQIHLMEPEGDILLFLTGQEEIDTACEVLYERVKALGPQVPELLILPVYAALPSEMQSRIFEPAPPGARKVVIATNIAETSITIDGIYYVIDPGFAKQNAYDPKLGMDSLIVTPISQAQARQRAGRAGRTGPGKCYRLYTEVAYRNEMLSNPIPEIQRTNLASTILTLKAMGINDLIGFDFMDPPPAATMLTALEQLYALGALDDEGLLTRIGRKMADFPLDPPLSKMLIKSVDYGCSEEALTIVAMLQAGGQVYYRPKDKQTQADAKKAKFHQPEGDLLTLLAVYNGWKNSKFSNPWCFENFIQTRAMKTAQDVRKQLIGIMDRYKHDLVSCGTNYNRVRMAICSGFFRNAAKKDPTEGYKTLVEGTPVSIHPSSALFQRPPEWCVYYELVLTAKEYMHQVTVIEPKWLSEVAPTFFRIADQNKISKRKASEKIEPLFDRFAADKDDWRLSKQKKAARSSQTFG from the exons ATGTCCACCGATAAAGAGCTATATAAGCTCGAACTTCTCTCGCTTGTGTCGAAGGTTTCGCAGGAGCTCTTCAACCACACTAAGCTTCAAGATAAAAAGCTAGCCGAATTTGTGATAGCA CTACACGAGCAAAGCAAAACGACTGAAGCGTTccagaagaagctcaatGAGATCGGCGCAGACTTTCCTGAATGGTTTATCAAAAATCTCGACAGACTGATTGTTACCATGCACCCAAAGTATAAAAGGAAAGCTGCCAAGATGAAAGCCTCGGGGCAGTCACGAAAGTCTGGTGATGGACAATCTATCATGGATGAGCAGAAGCAACTTCAGGCGAGAAAGTTTCCGGGGTTGTCCATGCCTGACCAAGAGTGGGGGCCTGCGGAGAAATATGTCGATGAAAGGGCTGCAAAAGAACCGCACGAGACCCTTTCGGAACCATTCTCGACCAGTGATACTATGGCCCAGTTAGAGTCGATCGCGTCTCGCCGAAATAGACCGGCGGCAGAGGATTACTTGGATGGGGAGCCTGCTGCGAAGAAAATGCGGAATACCTCTAGCAGCGGTCATGATGGTTCGTCAGGACGACGGGGTGGATACGAAGCTGGCGGATTTAGAGATTCTTCCAGACATGGGCGTCCAACACTTGATGAGAGGCCTGTCCTTTACAAGATCTACAACGGCACTATCGCGAATATCACCGATTTCGGAGCTTTTGTGACTTTAGATGGCGTAGAAAGAAGGGTCAATGGTAATCAGAGGTCGAATGAAG GCTTGGTCCATGTCTCGAATATTACAAATGGAAGAGTTACCTCTCCCAGGGATTTCCTTAAACGAGGTCAACAAGTCAAAGTCAAAGTTATGACCGTCAGTCCTAAGATTGGTCTAAGTATGAAGGATGTCGATCAGAACACCGGTTATGATCTTTC CCCACATCTCACTGTCCAGACTGCCGAAGAGGCTGCGGTGCAGCAGCAAAGGATGTCATCTTATGCCGCTAGTGGAAGCAACAGCACTCCCCTCTTAGCAGTTGATGAGCGGCAGCGATCGAGTGCGAAGCGATTATCAAGTCCTGAGCGGTTCGAGATCAAGCAGCTCATAGCCAGTGGGGCTGTTTCTGCAGCTGAT TACCCTGATCTTGATGAAGACTTTAGCACCAACGTCGCCAAtcatgagattgaagaagacattGACGTCGAAGTGAATGAAGTCGAGCCTGCCTTCTTATCGGGCCAGACCAAAGTGACCTTGGAACTCTCTCCTGTTAAAATTATCAAAGCACCAGACGG CTCACTTAACCGTGCTGCTTTAGCAGGCGCTTCACTAGCGAACGAAAGACGGGACCTCAAACGTTTAGAAGCGAATGAGCAGGCCGACGCAGAAACCAGGGAGATTAACCAACCTTGGCTTGATCCCATGGCGAATCAAAACGAGCGACAGTTTGCATCAGACATCAAAGGCAACCTGCTTGGTCAAAAGGCAGCTCAAATGCCTGCCTGGAAAGCTGCAAATAAAGTTGTGTCGTATGGCAAAATCACTTCTATGAGTATACAAGAACAAAGACGCAGTTTGCCTATCTACAAATTACGGGATCAATTGGTCGCCGCTGTTCGGGAC AATCAAATTCTTGTTGTGGTTGGAGACACTGGATCTGGGAAGACCACTCAGATGGCCCAATACCttgctgaagaaggattcCTCGAGAAAGGGCGTTTGGGATGCACTCAACCGCGAAAGGTTGCCGCTGTTTCTGTTGCTAAGCGTGTTGCAGAGGAAGTGGGTTGTCGACTCGGGGCTGAAGTCGGCTACACTATCCGTTTTGAGGATATGACCAGTCCTGAGACCAAGATCAAGTACATG ACCGATGGTATGCTGCTTCGTGAATTGCTGGTTGATCCGGATTGTTCGAAATACTCGGTGATTATGCTTGATGAAGCCCACGAGCGCACAATCGCAACTGACGTCCTCTTTGGTCTCCTGAAAA AGGCTTGCAAGCGACGCCCAGACCTTAAACTGATATGTACTTCTGCCACACTGGATGCTGCCAAGTTTGCAACGTACTTCTGGGGTTGCCCTATCTTTACTATTCCTGGCCGAACATACCCCGTCGAGACACTTTATACAAAGGAACCTGAGCCTGACTACCTCGAGGCTTctctcatcaccatccttcaaatccatcTCATGGAACCAGAAGGCgatattcttcttttccttacAGGTCAAGAGGAGATCGATACAGCTTGTGAGGTGCTATATGAGCGAGTTAAGGCATTGGGTCCTCAAGTCCCAGAGCTTCTCATTCTACCGGTTTATGCTGCACTTCCCTCTGAGATGCAGTCACGCATTTTTGAGCCAGCTCCACCAGGTGCACGTAAGGTAGTCATCGCAACCAACATTGCAGAGACCAGTATCACCATTGATGGCATATACTATGTCATTGATCCTGGATTTGCAAAGCAGAATGCTTATGACCCAAAGCTTGGTATGGATTCTTTGATAGTCACT CCGATCTCCCAAGCGCAGGCGCGTCAAAGAGCTGGGCGTGCTGGCCGCACAGGCCCTGGCAAATGTTATCGCCTCTACACAGAGGTCGCTTACCGCAATGAAATGTTATCCAACCCTATCCCTGAGATTCAACGCACCAATCTTGCATCTACTATCCTTACTCTGAAAGCAATGGGAATCAATGACCTTATTGGTTTCGATTTTATGGATCCCCCTCCAGCAGCAACCATGTTGACAGCTTTAGAGCAACTTTATGCTCTTGGTGcattggatgatgaaggattGTTGACCAGGATTGGTCGAAAAATGGCAGATTTTCCTCTAGACCCTCCTTTATCCAAGATGCTTATCAAATCTGTTGATTATGGATGCTCCGAAGAAGCCTTAACAATTGTGGCTATGCTGCAAGCTGGCGGGCAAGTGTACTACCGACCCAAGGACAAACAGACTCAAGCAGATGCCAAGAAAGCGAAATTTCATCAACCAGAAGGTGACCTTCTGACATTACTT GCTGTCTATaatggatggaagaacTCGAAATTCAGTAATCCATGGTGCTTTGAGAACTTTATTCAAACACGAGCCATGAAAACAGCACAAGATGTAAGGAAAC AGTTGATTGGGATTATGGACAGATATAAACATGACCTTG TGTCATGTGGTACTAATTACAACCGAGTACGGATGGCCATTTGCTCTGGATTCTTTAGAAATGCTGCCAAGAAGG ATCCTACTGAAGGTTACAAAACACTTGTTGAAGGTACACCTGTCAGCATCCACCCCTCAAGTGCCTTGTTCCAGCGACCCCCTGAATGGTGTGTGTATTATGAACTGGTCCTCACTGCAA AGGAGTACATGCACCAGGTCACTGTTATTGAACCAAAATGGCTTTCTGAAGTAGCACCGACCTTTTTCCGTATTGCTGATCAAAACAAGATTAGCAAGCGTAAGGCATCTGAGAAGATTGAACCTCTGTTTGATCGATTTGCTGCAGACAAAGATGACTGG CGTCTCAGCaaacagaagaaggcagcTCGCTCTTCACAGACTTTCGGATGA